In the genome of Paenibacillus pabuli, the window GATCGTTATCATCGGAATGATCTTACCTCCGTTGGACGCCGCTCGGATGTGTGTCAGCACAGCTTCGGCTGCCTTTCCAACCGTATCTGCATGACGCGCATCTACGATGCGCAGTTTATCCCAGAATAGCCGCCCGATGCAGCGATTGCTGTTCCGCCATGCCATTTTACAGCCATGCTCCAGTTCTTCGGCAGTATGTACATACGTGCCTGTATGCTCAATCTCGTTCAAAACGGCAACAAGCCGGGCCTGCGCGTCTTCACGCGAATGGCCCAGCTCTTCATAACATCTATATATAAACCGTTCAGCTTCCTCCCGCAGTTCTTCCAGGTCTGTCCGCATTGTTCATTCCACCAATCTATACATCTCGAATGCCATCATTATACGGCAAGCACACCGGATTTGTAAGCGAACGGGCATTTTGTTCACGGACTCTACATATCGTTTGTTCAGGATGCAGGGTAACTTTGCTTATTTGCCCAAAAATGCGTTTAACATCCAGACCTCTTTATCCAAAGCAGCAGTGAATCCAATCAGCATATCTTCGGTTGCATGATCCTCAGCTTTACCTGCTTCCTGGATACCCTGGTTAATAACACCCACCATCGCTTGCAGATCAGCAACTACGGTTTCTACCATTTTTTCAGCCGACAACTGTCCCTGTGCTTCCTCAACAGGTGACAACCGCAGTTGTTCAGCCATCGTTGCGACCGGGCGTCCACCAATGGCCAATAGGCGTTCTGCGGCTTCGTCCATATTCGCTGTAGCCAGGTTATACAGCTCTTCGAATTTGGCATGCAGTGTGAAGAAATGAGGGCCTTTCACATACCAGTGGAAGTGGTGCAATTTGGTGTACAGTACAGACCAACCTGCGATCTGGCGGTTCAGGACATCTTGAAGTTCAGTGGTATGGTTTGCAAAAGTGTTGTTTCTAGTTTGGATTGTGCTCATGGAATTTATCCCCTCTCGAATACGATATAGTTTTGAATTTGATAACGTAATTTAACTTGTTTTCGTTTATTTAATTTAGACTTAATCTAAATCTTGTTTTAATTATAACACTACCCAAATCCGTTGTGAAGGCTTTAGCCTATTCTTTCGAATGAAGATTCCATGAAGCCGAGCTTCATCTTTGGCTGTGTGAAAACCTCCTTTGACACCTCTACACACAGTATCTATACCTCGATTTCCTCCGGTCTACAATGACAATTCTCACCCGACCCTTTGTAAACAACATGCAATAACAAAAACAGCCCTGATCCCCCATGAGGAAACCGGACTGTATCAAGCCTGAAAACATCACATCGCATATGAGCACTCTTTATTGATGAACCAACTCGGATGTAAGAATACGGCTTACCTCTTCATAACTGCGCGCAACGTGATGAGGCTGATGCTCTGATTCTGGCAAAGCACCACGATGGTTGAACCAGATCACTTTCCATCCGGCATCCACTGCACCGATAACATCATTACGCCAGGAATCCCCGATGTAATAACTTGAACCAGAATCGCATCCTGTCTGCCTGCTTACATGCTCAAACAATCTTGTATCCGGCTTGGCATAACCAAGTGTACCCGATATGAAAATCCGTTCCTCGGGAATAAGACTGAATACATCCAGCGCTTCGAGCTTTCGCTGCTGATGTTTTCCTTCTCCGTTAGTAATTAACCCTACTTTATGCCCTTCTGCAAGAAGTCTTTGAATAAGCTCATACGCTCCCTCAAAGGGCTGGATCTGAAACTGTCTACTCAAATACTGTGCTTGTAGTTCTTCGGCCTGTCCAGATTGCAGCGGAAGTCCAAATTCCGCCATGGTCAGCTCAAATCTGCGATGACGCATCTGTTCTACCGCTTCCGGTTCAGGTACAGCAGACAAGTCATCTTGGGCTGACAGCCAGTCGCTATAATAACGGAAGCGATGGTATGCCTCCCCATACGGGAAATCTTCTGGTAGACCAAGAACTTGCTGTAATGCGCCACGCAGCGGCTGCAAGTGGTCATATAAGGTATCGTCTACATCGAAAAAGATGGATTTTGGAGCGTTTAGTTTATCTATCATCGTTGTTAATCCTCCTGCTCTTGGCTCAGAACATACTCTTTCAACTATATATGTATTCCGTCTCTCCGTCCAAACAAGGATTCATGCTCCAACATGATTATCCCGTATTTAGACTAGAATACAGATCCATTATATATATGTTAAAATAAGGATGAACTATCTTAGGGGTGATACTTATGTTCAATCCAAAAATCTTCTTCTATTAGTTGTGCCTAAGGCCATGGCTCTAGAAGCCAAAATCTAACCCGGCACAACGGGGATGAAGATGTTTACACAGAATGAGATTCGATCCTGGGGAAATGAACAATCGCTTCGTCAGAAAAACAACAAGAAGTTCATTGATCCAAGAAAAGAGAAGCTCAAAGAGATTCGTAAAGGAATCAAGTGCACTCATTTCAACAAAGAAAGTAAACTGGCTCGAAAACATGATTATCGTCTGTATAGAACCAGAATGAAACGATTGATGTACAGCGAGCAATACGATCTCCTTCACAATTATAAACGAACGAGTGGTTGGCTAACTTGGTAAGCCAGAGTTAGAAGAGGCAGCCCTCAGAACTCTCCCTATTGTAATTTTGTATAAGCAGTAGGGCCAGCAGACCGAATCAAGAATGAAAACAGACATTATCGGGATAACCACTTCCAAGAATATTATATGCCTTTTGATAACCTGATCTTCTTCGGCGAAAGTGGGATTGGGGATCTATTCGCGTTTCCAGTGACAGGGGATAGAATCTGTAGAGATGACGTGTTTGTGTGGAACCATGAAAATGATAGCCGAAATTGGGTTGCACCTTCGGTGTCCAAATATTTGGAATGGTCCTTGCAAGGGAAGATCAAAATCTAGCCCAATGTTCCTCTTGCCCAGGCTCAGTACTTAAAATTATGATTTTGAATCCTTGGTTAAACAACAATACCCCGTTATACCACTCATCGTGGCGAAACGGGGTATTGAACTTTTCTTTTTATACGTAACGCTGCTCCACAATCAACAATCTAATTGAAGGCACATTACGGATTGTGTGTATTCCAATTAGATTATCAACGATACAACCTTGCCTGCATTTACATCAATCAGACCGTGATCGGTAATTTTGAGAGCCGGACTTACTGCGAGGGAATGGGTACTAATCGACATGATTGGGTTATAGTGCACGTAACCAAGAGACAACATGGCTGCACGCAGCTCTTTCACTTGGTGTGACACGACCGCCAGCGGTTCCTCCGTCAAAATGCCACCAACAGGGAGTTCGAGATGTGACAATACTTTACCGTCTTCCACCACACAGAACCCACCCTGGCTCGAAATCACCGTGTTAGCTGCCAAGATCATATCTTCACGATTGCGCCCTACGACCAATAGGTTGTGGTTATCATGTGAATATGTTGTCGCAATAGCCCCACGCTTAATCGTGTCTCCACCAATCAGACCATGTGCCCGGTTACCGTTCACACCATAACGTTCAAAGGTCGCGATCTGTCCATATTCGCTCTCTTCCCAGAGCAGTTCACCATTTGCAGCCTGAACCTGTGCAATATGCTCCTCCACAAAGGTTGAACCATCCTTCACCATCATAACCCGGCAGTTGTTTAGAGCATTTTCAGATAACTGCGCGTCTGAGGCTGATGCTTCACTTTGCCCACTGACCTTCGGATCAGACAAACGAATTGCGAAATCCTCGGCTCCCAGCAGATCCAACTGTACGCTCTTGTAAAAGTGAGGTGGGAACTGTCCACTAATCCGGTCCTGCTTGTACGGTTCGTAATCGTCATAAGCTTTACGGCCATTTTTGTATACCTGCTCTACTGCAAGTGTATCTAAGTTGGACAGCAGCACATAATCCGCCACTTTGCCTGGGGCAATGCTACCGCGATCAGTCATTTTCATACGAGATGCCGGGGTTGAGGTTGCTGCATAAATTGCATCTTCGGGGCGCATACCCATCCGAATGGCTTTACGCACGATATGATCCAGATGCCCCCGTTCCACCAGCGAATCCGGCATAACGTCGTCTGTTACGAAGCAGAAATGCTGAGCGACATCATGCTGAATCAGGTACTCCATAACTTCTGGCGTCATCGATTTTTCTTGAATTTCTATAAACATGCCTGCTGCAATTCGCGCCTGCAAGCCCTCAATACTCTGATGCGTATGATCGGAATCCACGCCAGCATAGATCAGCCGGTGCAAATCCAGCCCAAGCAATTTCGGTGTATGACCTTCGATCACAAGATCGGGATAGTTTTTGCGAATATGCTGAAGGATCTGGTTCGTCTTGCATTCCGGATCACGGATGACGTCCACATAGTTCATGATCTCACCCAGACAGATGATCTCTCCTGTAGCCAGCAGCACATCCATGTCTTCGATTTCAATTGAACCACCCGTTGTTTCCATTGGCGTCGCCGGAACGGAGCTTGGGATGGCGTAGAACATGTCCACCGTTGTTTCGCGGCTGGCCGACATCATCTCCTGCACACCTTCCAGCCCAAACACATTCGCCATTTCATGCGGTTCCGCCACAATGGACGTTACCCCGCAGCGGATCAAGCCATGGGAAAAGGTTGCCGGTGTAACCATCGTACTCTCAATGTGCAGATGAATATCAATAAGACCCGGAATCATGTAACGTCCACGTGCATCAATCACTTCATCGGCTTCAATCATCTCCGGACCGCCTGGCCCAACATACATAAATCTACCGTCCAGTACAGCCACGTTGTTCATTTCAAATCGTTTATAATAACTGTTATACACATGTACATTCTTAATTAGTTGATCTGCACGCATGGGGCATAATCTCCTTCTTCATGAGCATCTTACAGCTATCCAGAGCGGTCGTTTACAACCAGCCATAGTGAATGGAGAAAGCCTTTTTGGATATATCGCATCTCGCACCAATATTACCTATTTCCCCTTCAGTGCACTGTAAGGCGCCATCTGGATTGAGCTGATCAAATGCCTCTTTTGCTGCTTCTGCTTCCTGCTGCTACTCTACAAGGACAAGCTTATCCTGCGGGAAAATCAGATTAACCCGCTGTCCGCTGAGATATGGCTTCTCCATCTCCTGATTGGCCGTGAAGTCACCAAGTTCTGTCTCAATGACGTACTGATAACTGCGTCCAAGGTATGTGCTTACTTTGATAATTCCTGGCAAAGCATTTGTCATGTCTCCGGAGGTATCTCCACTAACGATCAGATCATCCGGGCGAATTGCACCTTTGCGTGCACCGGGACGTGCTGTTCCGGGATGCGCTGTTGCGGTGAACAAACGTCCACCTGCTTTTAGCGTGATCTCATCTCCTGCATCACTACGTTCAGCAAACTCGATAAAATTATGGAAGCCGATAAATTGGGCTACAAATTCCGTAGCCGGGTATTTAAAAATCGTCTCCGGGCGGTCGAGCTGCTCGACTACGCCTTTGTTCATAATGGCTACCTGATCCGAGATGGAGAAACACTCCTCCTGGTCATGAGAGACATAAAGCGTCGTAATGCCCAGTTCCTGCTGAATGCGGCGGATCTCCACCCGCATGTTGAGTCTCAGGTTGGCATCCAGGTTACTGAGTGGCTCGTCGAACAATAGCAAATCCGGTTCAATGACCAGTGCGCGGGCAATCGCCACACGCTGACGCTGACCACCAGACAGTTCTGTCGGAAAACGTTTCTCAAACCCGATCAGGTTCACCACTTCAAGGATGCGCATCACACGTGACGAAATATCCTTGTCTTTCACCTTGCGCATCCGCAGGCCGAAGGCCACGTTGTCATAGACTGACAGATGCGGGAACAGCGCATAACTCTGAAATACAAATCCGAAATTCCGCTTGTTTACCGGAACCTTCGTATAATCCTTGCCGCCGAACATAAACTTGCCCTGTGTTGCTTCCAGGAATCCGGCGATGAGGCGCAGCGTAGTTGTTTTGCCGCAACCGCTCGGTCCGAGCAGGGAGAGCAGCTTACCTTTTTCCAGCTCCAATTGAAAATCCTTCAGGATCGTCTGGTTATCGTAAGCCACCGATACGCGATCCAATGTCAGCAATGCCATAGCGTTCTGCGCCTCCAATTAACGTTTAGTAAAGTATGAGAATCCGCCCATGATCCGTTCGATCACGAACATTAAAAGTCCAGTTAACACCATCAAGAGCACGGAAATGGCTGCAATGGTTGGGTCAAAATAATTTTCTACATAGGTTAGCATCTGAATTGGCAATGTGCTTACCCCTGGTCCGGTCATAAACACAGAAATATCCACGTTGTTGAACGACTCCAAAAAGGCAATCAGCACCGCCGCGAGAATGCCTGAGCGAATGTTAGGCAGCACGATCTGGAAGAACGTTCTCACCCGTCCTGCGCCGAGACTCAGGGCTGCTTCTTCTACTGCAAAGTCAAAGCTCGACAGACTCGATGCGATAACGCGAATGATAAATGGAAGCATAATAATCGTGTGACCGATCAGCAAACCCAAATACATCGGCAGATGATAGATCACGATCAGGTATTTCATCAATGTAAAACCAAGCACGATTCCCGGAATGAGTACCGGAGACAGGAACAGTGCATTCAGCACGGACTTGCCTTTGAAATCGTAACGACTAAGTGCATACGCAGCCGGAACCCCGAGCAACAGCGCCAACAAATTCCCCAGCAGGGAAATGATGATGGACGTCTGGAACGTGCGGAGGAAACCGCCTGTGTTGAAAATATTCTCGTACCAGCGGAGGGAGAAGCCCTCCGGCGGAAATTTGAGTACTGTCCCCGGTTCAAACGAAGTCACCGAGATGATCAGAAGCGGGCCCAGCAGAAAGATAAAGACCAGCAGACTGAACAGGCCCAGCCCGATATGTTTCTCCCGCATATGTCTACCCCTTCGGATTTAAAGTTTTGGCCATTTTGTTCATGACACCGACCACGACAAACGTAATGACAATCATAATCGCGGCAACGACCGAGGCCAGATACCAGTCGTTCAGGGTCATGGCGTTCTGATAAAGGAACGTCGCAATGACGCGCTGTTTGCCTCCCAATAGTGCAGGCGTCGTATAAGCCGTCAGGCTTCCGACAAAAACAAGTACGGCACCGATCACGAGACCTGGCACAGCCAGCGGGAATACCACCCGGCGGAATGCCGTGAAGCGTGATGCACCCAGACTCTGGGCTGCCTTAAGCAGATCACCGTCAATGTTCTCAAGGACACCGACCAGGGAAATGATCATGAGGGGCAGGAACAGATGGGTCAAACCAATCATCATGGCTGCCGGCGTGTACAGAATATCCAGCGGCTTATCCACGATACCAAGCCCAACGAGGGCGTTGTTGATCAGCCCTTTGCGTCCGAGAATAATCATCCAGCTAAACGAGCGTACAACCGGACTCGTTAGTAGTGGGAAGATGGCCAGCGCGAGCAGAATGCCTTTGCGGCGCGGCGCTTTTCGTGAGATATAATAAGCTGTCGGGAATCCGAGCACCACGCAAACGATAGTGGTGACCACGCTGACTTGCAGCGTCGTAAGCAATATTTTCAAAAAGTAAGGGTCTCTGAAAAAATGCATGTATCCTTCAAACGTGAAGGAGTTTTCCTGAAAAAATGTCGATCCGATCGTCAGGACAATCGGAATGATCATAAATGCCGCCAAAAATATGAATCCTGGCAGCAATAGCCAGTATACTGATTTCTTCATCGCGGTACTCCTGACATAAGAATTAGAGATTTATACTCGGGTACTCCGATTGCAGTACCGTCCTTCGATCCCTGTTATCCCCCGATTTTTCTGATTCCTTATCAATGGAGAAAATCGGGGGATAAAGGGGAACGCTTCGCTTCTCCAGATCGGTTCTGCACTCTTCGCAATCGTATAAATATCTTATTGGGTCGAGCAATTAAGAATTTAACGCGTTGATAAACAACTCAAGGAACGCTTCGGCGTCTACTGTTTCGCAGACGAGTGTGTTGGGCTGTTCGCCCAAACGGTTTTGGAAGTCGCATACCATCTGGCCATCGCACAGGCGGCTGGCTGTCTCTACATCGACGTAATACGCTTTGCGTCCAACCAGTTCCGGGGCAAGCGCGACGCCCACTGCTAGTGGATCATGCAGGGCACATGCGCGTATTCCGTTCATTTCTTCATACCGCTTGATGTAAATCTCTGTGCTCTGTGCCACGTAATCGCGCAATACCAGATTAGTCAATCGTCCGATGGCTTCTTCGTTCAGCAGCGTTTGACGGGTAACATCCAAGCCAACCTGCGTCAGCTTCTCGAAACCTGCATGCATGACAATGCGTGCGGCTTCGGGATCGGCGTACGTGTTGTACTCCGCAGTAGGTGTAACATTGCCATGTCCACGAACGACGCCACCCATAAAGATGACTTCCTTCAATAATGCAGGTAGCTCAGGACACTTCATCAGAGCCAGCGCCAGATTCGTTAACGGCGCGGTCATAATGAGTGTTAATTCGCCTGGGTACAACTTCGCTTGTTCAACGATAAAGTCCGGGGCAAAACCTTCATCCGCCTGCTTGGACACGGCCGGATCAGGCAGCGCACCGCCCAATCCGTCTTGTCCGTGTACCCGGTGTTCATAGTGAGACTTGCGCGTGAGAGGGCCAGCTGCTCCGGCAATGACCGGAATGGAGGGCGCTCCTGCCAGCTCGAGAATTTTGCATGTATTATCCGTTGCCTGCTGGAGCGATACGTTCCCACAGACTGTGGTAATTCCGAGAATGTCCAGCTTCCGACTTTTGACGGCCAGCAAGATTGCCAGCGCGTCATCAATACCAGTATCCACATCCAGAATGATGCGATTTCCTGTTTCACTCATACATTCCCAACTCCTTTGCCATTAAATGGTTGCTTGCTGCAAATGTTGTTTGTCGAACAATTCATATCATTACTGCTATTCGTCATTATCGTTCAAACGCAAGTTACGCTTATTGTGCAATCTCACGGTTCCAGCGATCTGTCCATGCTTTGGCCTGTTGATTCACAAATTCCATATCCAGCTTGTTCAGTTTGCCAACGACATCAGCACCATATGTTACGCCTTCAGCTTCTTCAGCAGTCAATTCAACCTTCGTATTCACTGGGGAGTCCACTTTGGCTTTGGCCGATTTGGCTTGTACATCCTGGCTCAACTGCCAGTTGATGAATTCTTCGGCGAGTTCTTTGTTTTTGCTGCCTTTTACAACGTTGATCGTATTCATGACTGCATACGCACCTTCGCTAGGTGTAACAAACTTCGCATTTGGCACTGCCGCTTTCAGATCCTTGAAGTACATTTCCATAATTGGTCCGCCAGCAATCTCTTCCTGGGAGAACATGTTCACGAATTCGGAAGTTTGTGTGTAAAATTTAACTACGTTGCCGCTTAATTTTTTCAGCTCCGCAAATGCTGCATCTTCATTAAACGTATCATTTCCGGCTACACGGGATGCTGCATCCAAGACCATCGGGCCTGCTGTTGCCGTAATATTCGGAATCGTCAGGTTATTGGCAAAAGCCGGGTCCCACAGATCAGCCCATGAAGTGACTTCTTTGGAAACGAGGTCCGGGTTATAAGCGATTCCGAGCTGTCCAACCGTGTAAGCCGGGCCGTAATCTTCGCCAAGCGGTGCTTTGGCAATATCATAAATATCATTCACATTCGGAATTTTGGAACGGTCGATTTTTTCAAACAAACCTTCATCAATACCTTGCTGTGCATAGTAATCAGACAAATAAATCACATCGACATTGGATGTGCCTTGGCGGATTTTGTTCAAACGCTCAGCGTTGTTGCCCACTTCAAGCACGATGTCTACATTATGTTCTTTTTCAAATGGACCAAATACTTCTTCATTGAAGAAATCTTCCGAGAACCCCCAAGTGGAGATGACCAGTTTGGTTGGCGCCGTGCCCCCGCTGCCTGATCCGCCTGTTGCATTCTCTGTACTGCTGCCGCATCCTGCAAGTAATACCGATGTCATTGCCACTGCCGCCAAACCGCTAATCCACTTTTTCATCATGATCCTGATTCCCCCTGATATGTGTGATTTAACAACCCAAACCATTAAGTTGAACTAGCATGATAACGCATTTCACGTAGAAAACAGAAAGAACCTGGAGAAACAGCGTATTCGCCTAAAAACTTTCTGAAAGAAAGCTGCTTAGGAAGCATAAGCTATCACCAGATTCCTACCTTATAAAAGGGAATAAAAGAAATCTTGGGATAACAGCGATCGGAAGGTCTTCTGATTTTCGAAGGGTACATGCGTTATTTAGGGCTAGTTCAACTTAAAAAACAAAAAGAAAAGCATTCTTGTATAAACAAGAACACTTTTCTTCGTAAACAAAGGAAAGCGACACCCGCTGCCGGTACATCATCGGTTTCTGCTTCAGAATCAATCCGAAGACAGACGCCATCATATGAAATTGTTTGTTCGGAATTAGAAGCATGAACGGGAACCACATACAACGCATGAATCGAACCAGTCGATCCATCCTATGCCTGTTCCAATATCACATTCGTGATGGCCCACTGCGTGGACGCATCATAATCCCGTAATACAGCTTCGATTGGCAAACCCATGTGCTGCTCCAACTTCTCCCTGAATTTCTTCTTATACAAGACAGACATGCGGAAGTCCACTTCCAGCTTCAAGCCGGGGGCCTCCCCTTCCAGGGCGTCAGAGCGCGGTGAACGTCGGTGCTTCGCGTAGAAGGTCACAATGTTCTGATCAATGGTCACTCTCAGGAGAGTGGTGCCAAAGCCGAACAGTTCCTTCGAAATTTCGTTATAATACTGGCACATCTTCTTCTTGCTCTCATTGCTGTCCAGCAGTTCCATGAACTCACCCACATCATTTACTACCGTACGTTCGACGTGTTAACACGATTGATTATACATATATCTACGATTTTAGGCAACCCAAAAGATATAGTTAACATGCAAATAACACATAAAAGCGAACGATAGGTAAACTAACGATAACAATTCGTAAATGTTCACCGTGAGCGTGCTTGGAGATAACTGCACCCTTTTTCGCTATTATTGTTGCTTAATAACCCACTTTTGATACTCATTTTCTTGACGAAACTCATCCATTACCAGCTCCGTCCCATCCTCGGATATGCCAAGTGCTTTCCCGTTATGAGAACTTGTAATGTGCATCGTCCCATCCTCATTCTTTGAAATGTTCCAGCGTTGATTCGCATAACCAAGATAGGAGTAGAGCTGAATACGATTCTGTCCTACATCCCAATCAAGAGACATTCCGCTCAAGGTTCGAATGGAGTAAGCGCCGGAATCATCGCCCGTTGGCACAAGTACCCATTTAAAGCCTTCACTTGCATTCTCTCTCTCGTCAGCAACCTTTACCACTTCTCCTGCTTCAGATGGAACAGCTTGCACCGCAACGGGACGTCCTGTGTTACGAATCATCACCTGCTCCAAGTCTGCTTTCTTCCTACCAATTGCATTCACATTCTGGAAGGACGCATTCCCACCGAACACATGAAGTCCAAAATGTCCTTCGGCAAACGTTCCATCCTGAAGATCCAGGATTCGCTCACCGTCCATATCAACCTGGATTCGAGGACCGTTTGCCTGAATCTGGATGTGATACGTATGATCTTTACGAACGAATCTCGGGATTTGAGCAAGCACTTGTCGATTTTCAAATTTCCCATTTACTTTATAAAATAGTCGGATCGACTTCAGGTTAGGGTCCATATTCAAATAGTAGCCGCTTCGTCCATCCTCACTTGCACGGAATACAATAGACCCCGCTCCCCCCTGAGCGCCCAGCGTCAGATCAGCATCATATTGAAAATCGCCTGCCGTTTCCTGTGCAATATACTGTGTATCTCCACTATAGGTGCCCTGTATGCCTTGTTTGGAAATAAGCCACTCGGCAATTGATTTATCTGACTTCCATCCAGATAAGTTGGTATGGAATATGCCACTGGATACCGTAATCGGTATTTGGGCAGAAGCTTTGCCGTCTGCCGTTGATACCGTTACCACTGCTTCGCCTCCACCTACAGCTCGAACCGTCGCTTTCGTTTGATCCGAATGAATGATTTGCACCACTTTAGGATTGCTTACCTTCCATTTCAACGGTTGAGTGGCAGCTTTTCCGGGCCTGCCTTCCACTGTGGCGTACAGCGTTTGTATCTGCCCAACATTCGCCGTTTTTCTTTGCACATCTGCAACAACTTGAGTCTTGGAGGGTGCGCTCTTTCTCCAGATGTTATCCAAGGCATACACCTTCATGGAGCTCACCTTCACTTCCCCACCAAGACTATAGACGGTCATTGCCCTTCCCGCCGGATCTGGAAAAATGACATCCGAGAAGACAACCTTTCCATCATTACCAAAGACCTCAACGGAGGATTCATCAACAAATATGCGCAGCTTCACCTTTCGATTTTCCGGTTTTAACGGGGCTTCGTGGACCTTGGTAAATAAGTCCGAGAAGCTCATGTCACCTGAAGCAGTACGATCCACGAACATGCTCTGCTTATCCACTCTGTACCCCACTGTGGTTTTCTGCCCCTCCCTCTGACGCAGTTGAAAACCAAACTCGGTTACAGAGCTATTAGCCGGAATTTCCACTTCAGCTTCAATCTCATAAGCACCTGCCGTTAGACCCTCCAGCGGATTTTTTGTTTTTGGTCCAACCATCATTTGTTGTGCACTATATAGGTTATGCCGCAGTGTCTGGAGTTCATTGATTGGTGTTTGTACCAAACGTACGCCTTCATCCGTGGTTCGAAGAAAGACTTCTCTCGGTATGGTCAGCTGTCCTTTCCATGAGGAAGTCGGGAATTCAAACGGATAATCCCAGTTCGTCATCCATGCAAGCATCACTTTCCGCTGATCAGGCATATTTGCAAAAGACATCGATGCGTAGAACTCCTTACCGAAGTCCGTTCTCAACACTTTCCCAGCCGGATGATCGTTCAGGAATTTCCCATCAGCGGTTAGCTGGCCTACAAAATACTCCGCATCTGATCCTTGGGTTTTCGGATTGGCCCCTGTACTGATCATAAGCACCCACTTACGTTGACCCGTTCCATCTACAGGCAGCTGAATCAGATCGGGACACTCCCACACACCACCTCGAACATAATCGCCATATCCGAAGTTATCGGTTAAAGTCCAATCGAGCAGATTGGTGG includes:
- a CDS encoding Dps family protein, with amino-acid sequence MSTIQTRNNTFANHTTELQDVLNRQIAGWSVLYTKLHHFHWYVKGPHFFTLHAKFEELYNLATANMDEAAERLLAIGGRPVATMAEQLRLSPVEEAQGQLSAEKMVETVVADLQAMVGVINQGIQEAGKAEDHATEDMLIGFTAALDKEVWMLNAFLGK
- a CDS encoding HAD family hydrolase encodes the protein MIDKLNAPKSIFFDVDDTLYDHLQPLRGALQQVLGLPEDFPYGEAYHRFRYYSDWLSAQDDLSAVPEPEAVEQMRHRRFELTMAEFGLPLQSGQAEELQAQYLSRQFQIQPFEGAYELIQRLLAEGHKVGLITNGEGKHQQRKLEALDVFSLIPEERIFISGTLGYAKPDTRLFEHVSRQTGCDSGSSYYIGDSWRNDVIGAVDAGWKVIWFNHRGALPESEHQPHHVARSYEEVSRILTSELVHQ
- a CDS encoding SMI1/KNR4 family protein, which encodes MKNENRHYRDNHFQEYYMPFDNLIFFGESGIGDLFAFPVTGDRICRDDVFVWNHENDSRNWVAPSVSKYLEWSLQGKIKI
- a CDS encoding adenine deaminase translates to MRADQLIKNVHVYNSYYKRFEMNNVAVLDGRFMYVGPGGPEMIEADEVIDARGRYMIPGLIDIHLHIESTMVTPATFSHGLIRCGVTSIVAEPHEMANVFGLEGVQEMMSASRETTVDMFYAIPSSVPATPMETTGGSIEIEDMDVLLATGEIICLGEIMNYVDVIRDPECKTNQILQHIRKNYPDLVIEGHTPKLLGLDLHRLIYAGVDSDHTHQSIEGLQARIAAGMFIEIQEKSMTPEVMEYLIQHDVAQHFCFVTDDVMPDSLVERGHLDHIVRKAIRMGMRPEDAIYAATSTPASRMKMTDRGSIAPGKVADYVLLSNLDTLAVEQVYKNGRKAYDDYEPYKQDRISGQFPPHFYKSVQLDLLGAEDFAIRLSDPKVSGQSEASASDAQLSENALNNCRVMMVKDGSTFVEEHIAQVQAANGELLWEESEYGQIATFERYGVNGNRAHGLIGGDTIKRGAIATTYSHDNHNLLVVGRNREDMILAANTVISSQGGFCVVEDGKVLSHLELPVGGILTEEPLAVVSHQVKELRAAMLSLGYVHYNPIMSISTHSLAVSPALKITDHGLIDVNAGKVVSLII
- a CDS encoding ABC transporter ATP-binding protein gives rise to the protein MALLTLDRVSVAYDNQTILKDFQLELEKGKLLSLLGPSGCGKTTTLRLIAGFLEATQGKFMFGGKDYTKVPVNKRNFGFVFQSYALFPHLSVYDNVAFGLRMRKVKDKDISSRVMRILEVVNLIGFEKRFPTELSGGQRQRVAIARALVIEPDLLLFDEPLSNLDANLRLNMRVEIRRIQQELGITTLYVSHDQEECFSISDQVAIMNKGVVEQLDRPETIFKYPATEFVAQFIGFHNFIEFAERSDAGDEITLKAGGRLFTATAHPGTARPGARKGAIRPDDLIVSGDTSGDMTNALPGIIKVSTYLGRSYQYVIETELGDFTANQEMEKPYLSGQRVNLIFPQDKLVLVE
- a CDS encoding ABC transporter permease — translated: MREKHIGLGLFSLLVFIFLLGPLLIISVTSFEPGTVLKFPPEGFSLRWYENIFNTGGFLRTFQTSIIISLLGNLLALLLGVPAAYALSRYDFKGKSVLNALFLSPVLIPGIVLGFTLMKYLIVIYHLPMYLGLLIGHTIIMLPFIIRVIASSLSSFDFAVEEAALSLGAGRVRTFFQIVLPNIRSGILAAVLIAFLESFNNVDISVFMTGPGVSTLPIQMLTYVENYFDPTIAAISVLLMVLTGLLMFVIERIMGGFSYFTKR
- a CDS encoding ABC transporter permease, which encodes MKKSVYWLLLPGFIFLAAFMIIPIVLTIGSTFFQENSFTFEGYMHFFRDPYFLKILLTTLQVSVVTTIVCVVLGFPTAYYISRKAPRRKGILLALAIFPLLTSPVVRSFSWMIILGRKGLINNALVGLGIVDKPLDILYTPAAMMIGLTHLFLPLMIISLVGVLENIDGDLLKAAQSLGASRFTAFRRVVFPLAVPGLVIGAVLVFVGSLTAYTTPALLGGKQRVIATFLYQNAMTLNDWYLASVVAAIMIVITFVVVGVMNKMAKTLNPKG
- a CDS encoding nucleoside hydrolase, with the protein product MSETGNRIILDVDTGIDDALAILLAVKSRKLDILGITTVCGNVSLQQATDNTCKILELAGAPSIPVIAGAAGPLTRKSHYEHRVHGQDGLGGALPDPAVSKQADEGFAPDFIVEQAKLYPGELTLIMTAPLTNLALALMKCPELPALLKEVIFMGGVVRGHGNVTPTAEYNTYADPEAARIVMHAGFEKLTQVGLDVTRQTLLNEEAIGRLTNLVLRDYVAQSTEIYIKRYEEMNGIRACALHDPLAVGVALAPELVGRKAYYVDVETASRLCDGQMVCDFQNRLGEQPNTLVCETVDAEAFLELFINALNS